In Opitutales bacterium, the sequence GGCGCCAAGTTATGATCGTCAGCCTCTCTGCTGACTCCAGCATCCAACACAATGTCCGCTTCTTTAGCTAGCTGGCTGGTGAGATTACCCACAATCGCTATGTGTGGAATATTTCTTAGACGTAAGTGCGGAAGCAACAGAGTAATTTCTTCAGTAGAGCCACTATTACTAATTAGAACTGCTACATCATTTTTCGAGACTATCCCGATATCTCCATGCAAGGCATCAGATGCATGCATGTGGATTGCACGCGTCCCAAGACTGGAAAAGGTCGCTGCGATCTTCCGTGCGATAATTCCAGACTTACCAACCCCGATTAAGACAACCTTATCCTCACAGGCCAAAATAAGGTCAACCGTCCGAGAAACCGCTAGATCGTCTATACGTCCGACCGCTCGGGTAAGCGCATCGCGCTCTTTTTCAAGAGTTACCCGAAAAGCGGCGACCGAATCTTCTGTCACATTTCTTGTCATAGCAGAACCTTGATCACGAGTTTAAGGACCTCAGAGCAATCAACGTTTGCAATACCGGGCGCATGAAGATCGGCAGGAAAGAAAACTTCCAGTTTTCCCGGAAACATATCAATGGTCGTATAGCGCGTGCCGATTTGCGCAAACTCCAGGTCCTTTTTCACCTCATAGGGCTGGATGACCACGTGCGATATCTCATCTGAAACAAGAATTTGCTCACGACCTTTTAGGACGATCTGAATATCTGCGTATCTACGATGAGATTCAAAGACGGCCTGATCCAGAGCTTTAGGTTGATACTGAGCCACCTCCGCAAAGACTGATTCACCATCGATCGTATGTCGTCCCAGAGGGATCTTGGAATCGATCGACTTTAGCCACTGATGCGCCAGATGAAAACCATCTGAGAAACGACTCAGCATGCGCCATTCATATTCCGACTGCTCCAAAAAAGTGATCATATATTTTGGGATTCTTCATCGGGAAATAGGGAACCAATCAAAAAGCATAGAGATGCATGAGCTAAATCAATCGCCATAGTTACTCCTCGGTTTCCCACAAAGGATGCGTGCCCATTTCGTCGACCTCTTTTCGCCATACTCAATCAATACTTTACTCATTACCTACAAGAGTTTTAATCATCGGTATAAGCTTCTGGAACTTGCCGTGCCAGTTATGGAGTTTTGCGATGCGGGTTTTGATTTCTGGGTCGGCGACGCCCTCTTGAATGAGGGTGTGGATGTGACCAAGCCGATCGGCGCCGTTGTCTAGGGCTTGGTCGACTTGGTTGGTGAGGAGGCCGCTGACGAGTTTGCGGAGGCGGATTTCTGGGGTGTAGTGGTCGCGGCGATCTCCGGGGATGAGGGCTTGTTGAACGGCACCGAGGGAGCGGAGGGTCTTGAGCCCTTGGGAGGCTGAGCCTTTGGAAATGCCGAGGCGGTCGGTGATGTCGTCGAGGCAAAGCGGCTGGGCTGTAGCGAAGAGGACGCCGTAGATCTGGCCAATGGATTTTTGAAAACCAAAGGATTGTGCCACGTGGACGAACATCTCGACGATAGCATTCTCAGCTTCTGTGAGCTGAATGACTGGCGGGAAGGGTGTGGCTGTCTGGGATTCAGGCATTTCGAATTGTTCAGAAAAAACTGAACAGATCCGCGAATGTCGAGTTGAAATTCAAGAATCTTGTTGGAAGAATGAATAGGAATTGGAGTTATCCGCGAATGAACGCTAATTCACGCGAATGTTTTTTGGAATGGAAGCTACTGCCAGGGGCTTGCGTGAACTAGCCTAGCAAAAAGGTGAAAGCCATTTTAAATGTTGAAGACTATTTGTAAGGCACCGTGTCGATTTTAATCCTGGTTCGTTATCAAAATTAAAGTTTCAGCACACTTTCGCATTTTCCGCGGCTTTAAAATAGTGTTCAGACTGCAAATTTCCGTTTTCCAAAGGGCCATTCAGGAATAGTGAAGAGGTTGCGTAGGCGGAAGGCTGCGGGTGAGAGCACGAGGAGTGAAGCGCGGGCGCTATCCGCAAACCAGGGCATTTCGAGAGTGCTACGGTGTTCCGGGTTCCAGGTCCAATCTGGAAGATCGAGTTGGCATTGTTCGCACAGCCAGTCAGCATAGGCAGCGAGGTAGACATCCGCGATCTCCCCACTCGCAAATTTGTAGGCAGAGCAGCGGAGGCTCTTCGGAAACCAAAGCCTGGACGACGGTAGCGATATCATCAACGCCCCGACCGATCGTGTGAATTCAATCACGCAGACTTTGGCCAAAGGATTCCAAGCTGTCACTCCCCCAGCGACGCTTATTAGAGCGTCCGTGGCTTGATCAAGCTATTGGTCATAGGAACCCTTCACTGTTTGAATTACGCTGGACAGATCATTTTCTACACCGCCTAAATCCCGCTCAATTGCTTCCCAAAGGATTCGCTCATCAAGCACATCGTAACCATGGGCGATATTATTGCGCATCCCAATAATTCGGTGTCCATTTTCTATGGCATCAAAGATCTCTTCATGCGCGTTTCTCAGACGATACATCGCCTTCCCCAACACCTCGAACTTACGCTCAACGGCCGCCTGCGCCATGCGATCCTTTTGAAAATCGGCAAACGACTTTCCCGCGACAAACTCCCGAAGATCGGAGATTGCCGTACGCATATCAGTGACGAGCTTCTATATTTTATGCTGCATAAAGCCTCCTGCAGGTGCGCACCACTTCATCTCTAAAGACCTGGTTACGGATAGCTTGTTGACATACTAGATCAACGGGCCGCTGGAGCTGGGCCTCCAGGGATTCCTTAAAATCAAAGTATTGAGCAAAGGCCCCTTTTGGATAGTCAGGAAAAAACTCGACGAGCAAATCGACATCACTCGCTTCATCAAAATCTTCACGCAACACCGAACCAAACGCATACAACGCCCTGACCCGGTGCTCGCGACACAGGACGGTGAGGTTATTGATTTGGTTCAGGAGGCACATTTTTGAATGATAAAAGTAGTGATAAAAGGAAGGCACGGAAACTCGCGGAATGATCCTTTAATAATGAGTTCTTTAGAGAAGCCTCGAGCGCAAGGTATGTTTTATTCTTATCCGTTTCTATCGTGGCTAAGTGAATTACCAGGTATTTAGGCAAGAGGTGGAGTTCGCGCAGGATCGAAGCCGCAGTCATTCCGATAGTTAGAAGCTAATTTCAATAGACTTTTATTTTCAGCGCACTTCCGCGTTTTCCGCGGCTTCAGAATTTTTTATCCGATATTCATTCAGAATCTCCCGCCGTTCGTAGTTGAGTTGGGCATAGGCTGCGAGGGTGTGAGTTTCCCATAGTTCAGCGGCGTAAGTGTCAGCGGTGAAAAGGCGGTCGCCGGTGGTGATGACCTGAATAGCTAGGACAGTCGAGGCGCTGTTGAGGTCGACGAGGTCGACGTGCTCGACGCCGAGGGCTTCTGCGAGGTCGTTGGCCAATTTAAACTGTGTTAACGCCGACAACTCGGGATTGGCAAAGTAGGCAAGATCGAAATCGCTGCCCGGCCTACAGCCCGCACCGCCCCGCGCCCGCGAACCGAATAAATACAGCGCCTGCAGTTCAGCCCCGCAT encodes:
- a CDS encoding YhcH/YjgK/YiaL family protein, which codes for MITFLEQSEYEWRMLSRFSDGFHLAHQWLKSIDSKIPLGRHTIDGESVFAEVAQYQPKALDQAVFESHRRYADIQIVLKGREQILVSDEISHVVIQPYEVKKDLEFAQIGTRYTTIDMFPGKLEVFFPADLHAPGIANVDCSEVLKLVIKVLL
- a CDS encoding nucleotidyltransferase domain-containing protein; this encodes MNLPKPNCRSTDASSALREYTQGALLDCVRSGFAQCGAELQALYLFGSRARGGAGCRPGSDFDLAYFANPELSALTQFKLANDLAEALGVEHVDLVDLNSASTVLAIQVITTGDRLFTADTYAAELWETHTLAAYAQLNYERREILNEYRIKNSEAAENAEVR
- a CDS encoding DUF86 domain-containing protein — translated: MRTAISDLREFVAGKSFADFQKDRMAQAAVERKFEVLGKAMYRLRNAHEEIFDAIENGHRIIGMRNNIAHGYDVLDERILWEAIERDLGGVENDLSSVIQTVKGSYDQ
- a CDS encoding nucleotidyltransferase domain-containing protein — protein: MCLLNQINNLTVLCREHRVRALYAFGSVLREDFDEASDVDLLVEFFPDYPKGAFAQYFDFKESLEAQLQRPVDLVCQQAIRNQVFRDEVVRTCRRLYAA